In one window of Nocardiopsis aegyptia DNA:
- a CDS encoding TetR/AcrR family transcriptional regulator, which translates to MPAGPRGAHSARQPTLTERARRQQLVAVTIDLVAAHGYAACSLQRIADAAGLTKGAVIYHFASKNAVIRAAYDAVIEALTERVGAAVTLAPGPAAAVDAYVGSTIGHMAEHPTHVRVLTEALTPAVDTGVDEDPASPERRQVLADLVAAAVSAGEYRADLDAVTLAVILNGAIDAVVAQTLADPGYDLTAATAAVLDMLHRTTAP; encoded by the coding sequence GTGCCCGCCGGACCACGCGGGGCCCACAGCGCCCGGCAGCCCACCCTCACCGAGCGCGCGCGCCGTCAGCAGCTCGTCGCCGTCACCATCGACCTGGTCGCCGCGCACGGCTACGCCGCCTGCTCCCTGCAGCGCATCGCGGACGCCGCCGGCCTCACCAAGGGCGCGGTGATCTACCACTTCGCGTCGAAGAACGCCGTCATCCGCGCCGCCTACGACGCGGTCATCGAGGCGCTCACCGAGCGGGTCGGGGCCGCGGTGACGCTCGCCCCGGGCCCGGCGGCGGCCGTGGACGCCTACGTCGGGTCGACGATCGGGCACATGGCCGAGCACCCGACGCACGTGCGGGTGCTCACCGAGGCGCTCACACCCGCCGTGGACACGGGTGTGGACGAGGACCCCGCCTCACCCGAGCGCCGCCAGGTGCTCGCCGACCTGGTCGCCGCGGCGGTCTCCGCCGGGGAGTACCGCGCGGACCTGGACGCCGTGACGCTGGCCGTGATCCTCAACGGCGCGATCGACGCGGTCGTGGCGCAGACCCTGGCCGACCCCGGGTACGACCTCACCGCCGCGACCGCCGCCGTCCTGGACATGCTGCACCGCACCACCGCCCCCTGA
- the helR gene encoding RNA polymerase recycling motor ATPase HelR encodes MKTQVTAVFDLPEHLAAKAAPALVADDERHFAAIRESLDRSVADLSDRLDTLRRAPRGNHRENLDRDTEIHRLSARLRSLRRFGLDLCLGRIVGADGAEPVYIGRLGLTDDEGCRLLIDWRSPAAEPFFAATHAAPMGLASRRRYRWTRGRISDYWDEVFTDDGFEGHAALDDQSAFIASLGAHRSDRMRDVLGTIQADQDAIIRAGSAGALVVDGGPGTGKTVVALHRTAHLLYSDPRLGHRRGGVLFVGPHHPYLAYVADVLPSLGEEGVQTCTPRDLVPEGAEAGVEPDPEAARLKSSARLVEAIEPAVRFYEQPPTRGMIVSTDWADVRLTAADWAEAFASVDPVTPHNEAREPILAELAEIVTDRIDDEDVTPDMVRAALSRDAELVRALHRAWPLLEPTDIVGDLWSVPAYLRMCAPWLDGEEVRALRRAQERAQVWTVSDLPFLDAARRRLGDPRASERRRRYEASAAAERERMAGVIDDLLQADDDGEGVVTMLHGQDLRDSLVDEAALPGTDPDLLAGTFAHIVVDEAQELTDAEWRMLLQRCPSRSFTIVGDRAQARHGFTESWRERLARVGFDRVEQTSLSINYRTPSEVMAEAEPAIRAALPDANVPTSVRGSGVPVVHGTAADRDTVLEAWLAGNAEGVACVIGDPDFRSTPRVRSLTPELAKGLEFDLVVLVDPQDFGEGIEGAVDRYVAMTRATRELVVLTSS; translated from the coding sequence GTGAAAACGCAGGTCACCGCGGTGTTCGACCTCCCGGAGCACCTGGCTGCCAAGGCCGCCCCGGCGCTCGTCGCCGACGACGAACGGCACTTCGCGGCCATTCGGGAGAGCCTGGACCGCTCCGTCGCCGACCTGTCCGACCGCCTCGACACCCTGCGCCGCGCGCCCCGCGGCAACCACCGGGAGAACCTCGACCGCGACACCGAGATCCACCGCCTCTCCGCGCGCCTGCGCTCCCTGCGCCGCTTCGGCCTCGACCTGTGCCTCGGGCGCATCGTCGGCGCCGACGGCGCCGAACCCGTGTACATCGGCCGGCTCGGCCTGACCGACGACGAGGGCTGCCGCCTGCTGATCGACTGGCGCTCGCCCGCCGCCGAGCCGTTCTTCGCCGCGACCCACGCCGCGCCGATGGGGCTGGCGAGCCGCCGCAGGTACCGCTGGACCCGCGGTCGGATCAGCGACTACTGGGACGAGGTGTTCACCGACGACGGGTTCGAGGGGCACGCCGCGCTCGACGACCAGTCCGCCTTCATCGCCAGTCTGGGCGCCCACCGCTCGGACCGGATGCGCGACGTGCTCGGCACCATCCAGGCCGACCAGGACGCCATCATCCGCGCGGGCTCGGCCGGAGCCCTGGTCGTCGACGGCGGACCCGGCACCGGCAAGACCGTCGTCGCCCTGCACCGCACCGCCCACCTGCTCTACTCCGACCCGCGCCTGGGGCACCGGCGGGGCGGCGTGCTCTTCGTCGGCCCGCACCACCCCTACCTGGCCTACGTCGCCGATGTCCTGCCCAGCCTCGGTGAGGAGGGGGTGCAGACCTGCACGCCGCGCGACCTCGTCCCCGAGGGGGCGGAGGCGGGCGTGGAGCCCGATCCGGAGGCCGCCCGCCTGAAGTCGTCCGCGCGCCTGGTGGAGGCGATCGAACCGGCCGTCCGGTTCTACGAGCAGCCGCCCACTCGCGGGATGATCGTCTCGACGGACTGGGCCGACGTCCGCCTCACCGCCGCCGACTGGGCCGAGGCCTTCGCCTCGGTGGACCCGGTGACGCCGCACAACGAGGCGCGCGAGCCGATCCTGGCGGAACTGGCCGAGATCGTCACCGACAGGATCGACGACGAGGACGTCACACCCGACATGGTCCGCGCGGCGCTGTCGCGCGACGCCGAACTCGTCCGGGCGCTGCACCGCGCGTGGCCGCTGCTCGAACCGACCGACATCGTCGGCGACCTGTGGTCGGTGCCCGCCTACCTGCGCATGTGCGCTCCCTGGCTCGATGGCGAGGAGGTGCGCGCCCTGCGGCGCGCGCAGGAGCGGGCGCAGGTGTGGACGGTCTCGGACCTGCCCTTCCTGGACGCCGCGCGCCGGCGGCTCGGCGACCCGAGGGCGTCCGAGCGCAGGCGGCGGTACGAGGCCTCGGCCGCCGCCGAACGCGAGCGCATGGCCGGGGTCATCGACGACCTGCTCCAGGCCGACGACGACGGCGAGGGCGTGGTGACGATGCTGCACGGCCAGGACCTGCGGGACAGCCTGGTCGACGAGGCGGCGCTGCCCGGCACCGACCCGGACCTGCTCGCCGGGACCTTCGCGCACATCGTCGTGGACGAGGCCCAGGAGCTGACCGACGCGGAGTGGCGGATGCTGTTGCAGCGCTGCCCGTCCCGGAGCTTCACCATCGTCGGAGACCGCGCCCAGGCCCGGCACGGGTTCACCGAGTCGTGGCGGGAGCGGCTCGCACGGGTCGGCTTCGACCGGGTGGAGCAGACCTCCCTGAGCATCAACTACCGCACGCCGTCGGAGGTCATGGCCGAGGCCGAGCCGGCCATCCGGGCCGCGCTCCCGGACGCCAACGTGCCCACGTCGGTCCGCGGCAGCGGTGTCCCGGTCGTCCACGGGACCGCGGCGGACCGGGACACCGTCCTGGAGGCCTGGCTGGCCGGGAACGCGGAGGGGGTCGCCTGCGTCATCGGCGACCCGGACTTCCGGTCGACGCCGCGGGTGCGGTCGCTGACGCCGGAGCTGGCGAAGGGGCTGGAGTTCGACCTGGTCGTCCTGGTCGATCCGCAGGACTTCGGCGAGGGGATCGAGGGGGCGGTCGACCGCTACGTCGCGATGACCCGGGCCACGCGCGAGCTCGTGGTGCTCACGAGTTCCTGA
- a CDS encoding winged helix-turn-helix transcriptional regulator gives MARTPRTPDPVDPDQACPIAPVVDIVFSRWTTPTLWALNEYGRLRFVELQRRIGTISPKVLTQRLRRLERDGLVRRTYHAEVPPRVEYEITDLGRSLAPLFASLSHWGADHLPEVERARREYDGDGAALPRP, from the coding sequence GTGGCGCGGACCCCGCGGACCCCGGACCCGGTCGACCCCGACCAGGCCTGTCCCATCGCCCCCGTGGTGGACATCGTCTTCAGCCGGTGGACCACGCCGACCCTGTGGGCGCTCAACGAGTACGGGCGGCTGCGCTTCGTGGAGCTCCAGCGCAGGATCGGCACCATCTCGCCCAAGGTGCTCACCCAGCGGCTGCGGCGGTTGGAGCGCGACGGACTGGTCCGCCGCACCTACCACGCCGAGGTCCCGCCGAGGGTGGAGTACGAGATCACCGACCTCGGGCGCAGCCTCGCCCCGCTCTTCGCGTCGCTGTCCCACTGGGGCGCCGACCACCTGCCCGAGGTCGAGCGGGCCCGACGGGAGTACGACGGCGACGGCGCCGCACTCCCCCGGCCCTGA
- a CDS encoding TIGR03086 family metal-binding protein, which yields MTENTTHRAAGPARPDPREALAGAVALAGEVIARIRPEQYGLTTPCPDYDVRDLCRHLVSVGRRVAVLGGGGDFHSVPHFAEDVADGRWSAAWEAAAKDIAAAWSDPAVLDREIALPWGAVPGAVAAVNHTAEFVLHTWDLAVATGQEPEWDPAVLSGPLAAMHRAVPAEPRTAPVPFGPVVPVPEDASAIDRLVAWYGRRPR from the coding sequence ATGACCGAGAACACCACCCACCGGGCGGCCGGCCCGGCACGCCCCGACCCGCGCGAGGCCCTGGCGGGCGCCGTCGCCCTGGCCGGGGAGGTCATCGCCCGGATCCGTCCCGAGCAGTACGGCCTCACCACGCCCTGTCCCGACTACGACGTCCGCGACCTGTGCCGCCACCTGGTGTCCGTGGGGCGCCGCGTGGCCGTGCTCGGCGGAGGGGGCGACTTCCACAGCGTCCCGCACTTCGCCGAGGACGTCGCCGACGGACGGTGGTCGGCCGCCTGGGAGGCCGCCGCGAAGGACATCGCGGCGGCCTGGTCGGACCCCGCGGTCCTGGACCGCGAGATCGCCCTGCCCTGGGGCGCCGTGCCGGGCGCGGTGGCGGCGGTGAACCACACCGCGGAGTTCGTCCTGCACACCTGGGACCTGGCCGTGGCGACCGGTCAGGAGCCCGAGTGGGACCCGGCCGTGCTCTCCGGGCCGCTGGCCGCCATGCACCGCGCGGTTCCGGCCGAGCCGCGGACGGCACCGGTGCCCTTCGGCCCGGTCGTGCCCGTTCCCGAGGACGCCTCCGCCATCGACCGGCTCGTGGCCTGGTACGGGCGCCGGCCACGCTGA
- a CDS encoding alpha-mannosidase has protein sequence MHDDRRLTEARLERVLRERVWPAVYTAPVPMEVARWDVPGEPVDAARGIAAPYEPAAVGDAWGPAWGTTWFRLRGRVPDTWEGRRVEAVVDLGFDQGMPGFQCEGLVHLPDGTVVKGLHPRNAWIPFGAGAGARVEFHVEAAANPVILDHPPFRPTDLGGGPGPADRLLYRLLRADLAVFETAVWELGMDLDVVGGLMHALDTGDPRRWELLRQVERALDALDPQDVPGTAERARGVLAPALRSPAVASAHRVSAVGHAHIDSAWLWPLRETVRKVVRTSANVVGLMADHPDLVFAMSQAQQWAWLKEHRPELFDRVAELAREGRFVPVGGMWVESDTNMPGSEALARQFAYGKRFFRDELGVDTQEVWLPDSFGYSAALPQLVRLSGARWFLTQKISWNQVNPFPHHTFWWEGLDGTRVFTHFPPVDTYNAELTGAELAHASRTFRDKGGATRSLVPFGHGDGGGGPTREMLARAARLGDLEGSPRVAVEHPASFFERAHQEYPHAPVWLGELYLELHRGTYTSQAATKRGNRRCEHLLREAELWAATAAVRTGADYPYARLERAWRTVLLHQFHDILPGSSIAWVHREAAAAYAEAAAELGEVIGAAQAALAGDTGTGHVVFNAAPHERDGVPALGARPAADPAPPEAAATVGPGPDGGLVLDNGLLAVTVDGRGLVTSVLDRVADREVLAPGRPGNLLRLHQDVPNQWDAWDVDAFYRNTGEDLTGLDTLDVLGPGAGPAGSVAGTAAVRVTRSFGSSTVEQHLSLGPGERRLDVTTVVDWHEREKFLKAAFPVDVRADEAACEIQFGHVRRPTHTNTSWDAARFEVCAHRWVHVGEPGYGVAVVNDCTYGHDVTRDVREDGGTTTTVRLSLLRAPRFPDPETDQGLHRFHYALVPGAAVQDAVREGYRINLPPREVPGAATVEPLVRVDDPGVVVESVKLADDRSGDVVVRLYEARGGRARVAVRPGFPVRGVRAVNLLEEEFEDAPVLDTPVESGGAGTGDGPVALTLRPFQIVTLRLSR, from the coding sequence GTGCACGACGACCGCCGGCTGACCGAGGCACGACTGGAACGGGTGCTGCGCGAGCGGGTGTGGCCCGCGGTGTACACGGCGCCGGTCCCGATGGAGGTCGCCCGCTGGGACGTGCCCGGGGAGCCGGTCGACGCGGCGCGAGGGATCGCCGCGCCCTACGAGCCCGCCGCCGTGGGCGACGCGTGGGGTCCGGCGTGGGGCACGACGTGGTTCCGCCTGCGCGGCCGGGTCCCCGACACCTGGGAGGGCCGCCGGGTGGAGGCCGTGGTCGACCTCGGCTTCGACCAGGGCATGCCCGGCTTCCAATGCGAGGGCCTGGTCCACCTCCCCGACGGCACGGTCGTCAAGGGCCTGCACCCGCGCAACGCCTGGATCCCGTTCGGGGCCGGCGCGGGCGCGCGGGTGGAGTTCCACGTCGAGGCCGCCGCCAACCCCGTCATCCTCGACCACCCGCCCTTCCGGCCCACGGACCTGGGCGGGGGTCCCGGCCCCGCGGACCGGCTCCTGTACCGGCTGCTGCGGGCCGACCTGGCCGTGTTCGAGACGGCCGTGTGGGAGCTGGGCATGGACCTGGACGTCGTGGGCGGACTGATGCACGCCCTGGACACCGGGGACCCGCGCCGCTGGGAGCTGCTGCGGCAGGTCGAGCGCGCGCTGGACGCGCTGGACCCCCAGGACGTCCCCGGGACCGCCGAGCGGGCGCGCGGGGTCCTGGCCCCCGCGCTGCGCTCCCCCGCCGTGGCGAGCGCCCACCGGGTCTCCGCGGTCGGGCACGCCCACATCGACTCCGCCTGGCTGTGGCCGCTGCGCGAGACCGTGCGCAAGGTCGTGCGGACCAGCGCGAACGTCGTCGGGCTGATGGCGGACCACCCGGATCTCGTGTTCGCGATGTCCCAGGCCCAGCAGTGGGCGTGGCTGAAGGAGCACCGGCCCGAGCTCTTCGACCGGGTGGCGGAGCTGGCGCGGGAGGGGCGCTTCGTGCCCGTCGGCGGAATGTGGGTGGAGTCGGACACGAACATGCCCGGGTCGGAGGCGCTGGCCCGCCAGTTCGCCTACGGCAAGCGGTTCTTCCGCGACGAGCTCGGCGTCGACACCCAGGAGGTGTGGCTGCCCGACTCCTTCGGCTACTCCGCGGCCCTGCCACAGCTGGTCCGGCTGTCGGGGGCGCGCTGGTTCCTCACCCAGAAGATCTCCTGGAACCAGGTCAACCCGTTCCCGCACCACACGTTCTGGTGGGAGGGGCTGGACGGCACCCGGGTCTTCACGCACTTCCCTCCGGTGGACACCTACAACGCCGAGCTCACCGGCGCGGAACTGGCGCACGCCTCCCGCACCTTCCGCGACAAGGGCGGGGCGACGCGGTCGCTGGTGCCGTTCGGCCACGGCGACGGGGGCGGCGGGCCCACCCGCGAGATGCTGGCCCGGGCGGCGCGGCTGGGCGACCTGGAGGGGTCGCCGCGGGTGGCGGTCGAGCACCCGGCGTCGTTCTTCGAGCGGGCGCACCAGGAGTACCCGCACGCCCCGGTCTGGCTCGGTGAGCTGTACCTGGAGCTGCACCGCGGCACCTACACCAGCCAGGCCGCCACCAAGCGGGGCAACCGGCGCTGTGAGCACCTGTTGCGCGAGGCCGAGCTGTGGGCGGCCACCGCCGCGGTGCGCACGGGCGCGGACTACCCCTACGCGCGGTTGGAGCGGGCCTGGCGGACGGTCCTGCTCCACCAGTTCCACGACATCCTGCCCGGCAGCTCCATCGCCTGGGTGCACCGCGAGGCGGCCGCCGCCTACGCCGAGGCGGCGGCTGAACTGGGGGAGGTCATCGGGGCGGCGCAGGCGGCCCTGGCGGGCGACACCGGAACCGGCCACGTGGTCTTCAACGCCGCGCCGCACGAACGCGACGGGGTTCCGGCGCTGGGGGCCCGGCCGGCCGCGGACCCGGCGCCCCCGGAGGCCGCGGCGACGGTCGGCCCGGGCCCGGACGGCGGCCTGGTGCTGGACAACGGGCTGCTGGCGGTCACCGTGGACGGGCGCGGCCTGGTCACCTCGGTCCTGGACCGGGTGGCCGACCGCGAGGTCCTCGCGCCCGGGCGGCCGGGCAACCTCCTCCGATTGCACCAGGACGTCCCCAACCAGTGGGACGCGTGGGACGTCGACGCGTTCTACCGCAACACCGGCGAGGACCTCACCGGGCTGGACACGCTCGACGTTCTCGGTCCCGGCGCCGGTCCGGCGGGCTCGGTGGCGGGCACGGCGGCGGTGCGGGTGACGCGGTCCTTCGGTTCCTCCACGGTCGAGCAGCACCTCTCGCTCGGCCCGGGCGAACGGCGCCTGGACGTGACCACGGTCGTGGACTGGCACGAGCGCGAGAAGTTCCTCAAGGCGGCCTTCCCCGTCGACGTGCGCGCGGACGAGGCCGCCTGCGAGATCCAGTTCGGCCACGTCCGGCGTCCCACCCACACCAACACCTCGTGGGACGCCGCGCGGTTCGAGGTCTGCGCGCACCGCTGGGTGCACGTCGGTGAGCCCGGCTACGGCGTGGCAGTGGTCAACGACTGCACCTACGGCCACGACGTGACGCGTGACGTGCGCGAGGACGGCGGTACCACCACGACGGTGCGGCTGTCGCTGCTGCGCGCCCCGCGCTTCCCCGACCCGGAGACCGACCAGGGCCTGCACCGGTTCCACTACGCGCTGGTCCCCGGAGCCGCGGTCCAGGACGCGGTGCGCGAGGGCTACCGGATCAACCTGCCCCCGCGCGAGGTCCCGGGGGCGGCCACGGTGGAGCCGCTGGTGCGGGTCGACGACCCGGGCGTGGTCGTGGAGTCGGTCAAGCTCGCCGACGACCGCTCGGGCGACGTGGTGGTGCGGCTGTACGAGGCTCGCGGCGGGCGCGCCCGCGTGGCCGTGCGGCCGGGCTTCCCGGTGCGCGGTGTGCGGGCGGTGAACCTGCTGGAGGAGGAGTTCGAGGACGCCCCCGTCCTGGACACCCCGGTGGAGTCCGGGGGCGCCGGAACGGGCGACGGCCCGGTCGCGTTGACGCTGCGGCCGTTCCAGATCGTCACGCTGCGTCTAAGCCGTTGA
- a CDS encoding NAD(P)H-binding protein has protein sequence MIVVTGATGNIGRHLVTTLADAGEQVRAIARRPPDTGVPEGVEYRTADLSRPADLPSAVEGADALFLLLGPELSASGAAAASVTDHARAAGVARIVAVSSLAAATRPDAPSHAGMRALEDAVRGSGPGWTLLRPGGFFSNAFSFAETVRERRTVLAPFGDVALPAVDPADIAGVAAAALRDPRHEGRTYVLTGPEPVSPRQQAAAIGAVLGTGIDFVELTRDQAREHLLAAMPASVADGTLDILGAPSEEEVLVSPDVDKVLGRAPRTFADWAARNAAAFR, from the coding sequence ATGATCGTGGTCACCGGAGCGACCGGAAACATCGGCCGCCACCTCGTCACGACGCTCGCCGACGCGGGCGAACAGGTCAGGGCGATCGCGCGCCGCCCACCGGACACCGGCGTCCCCGAGGGGGTGGAGTACCGGACGGCCGACCTGTCGCGACCCGCGGACCTGCCGTCCGCCGTCGAGGGCGCCGACGCGCTCTTCCTCCTCCTGGGGCCGGAGCTGTCGGCGAGCGGAGCGGCGGCGGCCTCCGTCACCGACCACGCGCGGGCGGCGGGGGTCGCAAGGATCGTCGCCGTCTCGTCCCTGGCGGCGGCGACCCGCCCCGACGCGCCCTCCCACGCCGGGATGCGCGCGCTGGAGGACGCGGTGCGCGGCTCGGGCCCGGGCTGGACGCTCCTGCGGCCGGGCGGATTCTTCAGCAACGCCTTCAGCTTCGCCGAGACCGTCCGCGAGCGGCGCACCGTCCTGGCGCCGTTCGGCGACGTCGCCCTCCCGGCCGTCGATCCCGCCGACATCGCCGGAGTCGCGGCGGCCGCCCTGCGCGACCCCCGCCACGAGGGCCGCACCTACGTGCTCACCGGCCCGGAGCCGGTCTCCCCGCGACAGCAGGCGGCGGCGATCGGCGCGGTGCTGGGCACGGGGATCGACTTCGTCGAACTGACCCGCGACCAGGCCAGGGAGCACCTGCTCGCCGCCATGCCCGCGTCCGTCGCCGACGGCACCCTCGACATCCTGGGCGCGCCCAGCGAGGAGGAGGTCCTGGTCAGCCCGGACGTCGACAAGGTCCTCGGGCGCGCTCCGCGCACCTTCGCCGACTGGGCCGCCCGCAACGCGGCGGCCTTCCGGTGA
- a CDS encoding DoxX family protein, translating into MTSVATSSPPHSPPSTDHAFDLGLLLLRATCGLVLAAHGAQKLFGWFGGNGISGTGEFFAAAGYRPGELMAVVAGLSELLGGLGLALGLLTPLAGAAAIGVMVNAAAFHWGDGFFGGMEYPLVLALAAVAIAVTGPGRYAVDRLLPVLNRHHLYYGLAAVVLGAGTSAVVLLLRA; encoded by the coding sequence ATGACCTCCGTCGCCACGTCTTCCCCACCCCACTCACCCCCGTCCACGGACCACGCCTTCGACCTCGGCCTGCTGCTCCTGCGCGCGACCTGCGGCCTGGTCCTGGCCGCCCACGGCGCGCAGAAGCTGTTCGGCTGGTTCGGCGGCAACGGCATCAGCGGCACCGGCGAGTTCTTCGCCGCCGCGGGCTACCGGCCCGGAGAGCTCATGGCCGTGGTGGCCGGGCTCAGCGAACTCCTGGGCGGCCTCGGCCTGGCCCTGGGACTGCTCACCCCGCTGGCCGGCGCCGCCGCCATCGGCGTCATGGTCAACGCCGCCGCGTTCCACTGGGGCGACGGCTTCTTCGGCGGGATGGAGTACCCGCTGGTGCTCGCGCTCGCCGCCGTCGCCATCGCCGTGACCGGGCCCGGGCGCTACGCCGTGGACCGGCTCCTGCCCGTGCTGAACAGGCACCACCTGTACTACGGCCTGGCCGCCGTCGTCCTGGGCGCCGGGACCTCCGCCGTCGTCCTCCTCCTGCGCGCCTGA
- a CDS encoding glycerophosphodiester phosphodiesterase family protein, translating into MFRPMLALTAALVIPLAGLSAPAHAQTRHDFDLQAHRGGVGLVVESTVPAFENALRLGVSTLELDVQITRDGEAVVTHDRRISDHNCQDTEPAFPDDPQYPYVGSYIKDLTLDQVRTLDCGSRQHPGHPDQRTVPGERMALLSEVFDLVHRYRAYGVGLNIETKVEAGAPEETAPREEFVDVVVREIRDARMLRQVTIQSFDWGALMLVREREPFLPVVALTNHDFLQVDRPGASPWLGGLDIDDFDDDPLRAVRSFGADAFSPVHGFPQNGTVDDPGYEAYVTADMVDRAHELGIDVIPWTVNDPATMQSLIDAGVDGLITDYPDRLRGVMADNGLRLPRPLREPGHH; encoded by the coding sequence ATGTTCAGGCCCATGCTCGCCCTCACGGCGGCCCTCGTCATCCCCCTCGCCGGACTCAGCGCCCCCGCGCACGCACAGACCCGCCACGACTTCGACCTCCAGGCGCACCGCGGAGGTGTGGGGCTCGTCGTCGAGAGCACGGTTCCGGCGTTCGAGAACGCGCTCCGGCTCGGCGTCAGCACCCTGGAACTCGACGTCCAGATCACCAGGGACGGCGAGGCCGTCGTCACACACGACCGGCGGATCAGCGACCACAACTGCCAGGACACCGAGCCCGCCTTCCCCGACGACCCGCAGTACCCGTACGTGGGCTCCTACATCAAGGACCTGACCCTGGACCAGGTGCGCACACTGGACTGCGGCTCCCGGCAGCACCCCGGCCACCCGGACCAGCGGACCGTGCCCGGTGAGCGGATGGCCCTGCTCAGCGAGGTGTTCGACCTCGTCCACCGGTACCGCGCCTACGGCGTCGGCCTCAACATCGAGACCAAGGTCGAGGCGGGCGCACCCGAGGAGACCGCCCCGCGCGAGGAGTTCGTCGACGTGGTCGTCCGCGAGATCCGCGACGCACGCATGCTGCGCCAGGTCACCATCCAGAGTTTCGACTGGGGCGCGCTGATGCTGGTGCGCGAACGCGAACCGTTCCTGCCGGTCGTCGCCCTCACCAACCACGACTTCCTCCAGGTGGACCGGCCCGGGGCCTCGCCGTGGCTGGGCGGCCTCGACATCGACGACTTCGACGACGATCCCCTGCGCGCCGTCCGGTCGTTCGGCGCCGACGCCTTCTCGCCCGTGCACGGCTTCCCGCAGAACGGGACCGTCGACGACCCCGGCTACGAGGCCTACGTGACCGCGGACATGGTGGACCGGGCCCATGAGCTGGGGATCGACGTCATCCCGTGGACGGTCAACGACCCCGCGACCATGCAGTCCCTGATCGACGCCGGTGTCGACGGGCTGATCACCGACTACCCGGACCGGCTGCGCGGCGTCATGGCCGACAACGGACTCCGGCTCCCCAGGCCGCTGCGCGAACCCGGGCACCACTGA
- a CDS encoding DinB family protein, translating into MTDRRATLLSSQFDLTWALFEYHLDRLVPEDFLWEPARVCWTVRNRDEIRWPGPEECVAWLRDLRERWSRVLEQAPDLDAPAPLPWPEGSGMTVADTPAWVNAELMKNAAEIGRLRLLRAAGAPGTTGEPA; encoded by the coding sequence ATGACCGACCGCCGCGCCACCCTTCTGAGCAGCCAGTTCGACCTCACGTGGGCCCTGTTCGAGTACCACCTGGACCGGCTCGTCCCCGAGGACTTCCTGTGGGAGCCGGCCCGGGTGTGCTGGACCGTCCGGAACCGGGACGAGATCCGCTGGCCCGGGCCGGAGGAGTGCGTGGCGTGGCTGCGCGACCTGCGCGAACGGTGGTCGCGGGTGCTGGAGCAGGCGCCCGACCTCGACGCCCCGGCGCCCCTCCCCTGGCCGGAGGGCAGCGGGATGACCGTGGCCGACACCCCGGCGTGGGTCAACGCCGAGCTGATGAAGAACGCCGCCGAGATCGGCCGGCTGCGCCTGCTGCGGGCGGCCGGTGCGCCCGGCACCACCGGCGAACCCGCCTGA
- a CDS encoding alpha/beta fold hydrolase has translation MRDERPADDPGAGPDTAARTAAARRGRRLRRAGAFVLVAALLLGWAATRGGAPVGHFTSAEGHDAFVAAYERAMADLPEPDEVLDLRTDYGVVRMYRFDGAAPEEEPLVLLPGRASAAPVFADNLASLRAVRTVYLIDLLGEPGMSVQSRPILDDADQALWLHQALSRLPEPKVQLLGLSIGGWTAVNLAIRHPDTLAGATLLDPAVTFADLPLEVVIRSLPATVPWFPRSWRDGFNQWTAGGAPVEDVPVADMIEAGMRHYSLALPAPTRFTDDRLEGVDLPVLVVISGESVMHDPAEAARTAERTLSRGTVVTYPDASHAVNGEYPREIAADVARFVGATP, from the coding sequence ATGCGGGACGAACGGCCTGCCGACGACCCGGGCGCGGGCCCGGACACGGCCGCCCGGACGGCCGCGGCCCGTCGCGGGCGGCGCCTGCGGCGCGCGGGGGCGTTCGTGCTGGTGGCGGCACTCCTCCTCGGCTGGGCCGCGACGCGGGGCGGTGCGCCCGTCGGCCACTTCACCTCCGCGGAGGGCCACGACGCCTTCGTCGCCGCCTACGAGCGGGCGATGGCGGACCTGCCCGAGCCCGACGAGGTCCTGGACCTGCGCACGGACTACGGCGTGGTCCGGATGTACCGGTTCGACGGCGCCGCCCCCGAGGAGGAGCCGCTCGTCCTGCTCCCCGGCCGGGCCTCGGCCGCGCCGGTGTTCGCCGACAACCTCGCGTCCCTGCGCGCGGTGCGCACGGTGTACCTGATCGACCTGCTCGGCGAGCCCGGCATGAGCGTCCAGTCCCGGCCCATCCTCGACGACGCGGACCAGGCACTGTGGCTGCACCAGGCGCTCTCCCGGCTTCCGGAGCCGAAGGTGCAGCTCCTCGGGTTGTCGATCGGCGGATGGACCGCCGTCAACCTCGCGATCCGGCACCCGGACACCCTGGCCGGCGCCACCCTGCTCGATCCGGCGGTGACCTTCGCCGACCTGCCGCTCGAGGTGGTGATCAGATCCCTGCCCGCCACGGTGCCCTGGTTCCCGCGGAGCTGGCGGGACGGATTCAACCAGTGGACCGCGGGTGGCGCGCCGGTCGAGGACGTCCCGGTGGCCGACATGATCGAGGCGGGGATGCGGCACTACTCCCTCGCGCTGCCGGCACCGACCCGGTTCACCGACGACCGGCTCGAAGGTGTGGACCTGCCCGTGCTGGTGGTCATCTCGGGCGAGTCCGTGATGCACGACCCGGCCGAGGCCGCCCGCACAGCGGAGCGGACGCTCTCCCGGGGCACGGTCGTGACCTACCCCGACGCCTCGCACGCGGTCAACGGCGAGTACCCGCGGGAAATCGCCGCCGACGTCGCGCGCTTCGTCGGCGCGACCCCCTGA